Proteins encoded by one window of Deinococcus aquiradiocola:
- a CDS encoding GNAT family N-acetyltransferase, with translation MTPPDLTVRPATPDDLPAVAGILSLVWPDDPVTVQTLTLEDDIQRAATLPLRHGRLLALRDGHPLGFAGYTQHSGMYHPQHFHVTVNVVPDARGQGTGRALAAALHAELAPHHPTALLAITREDHRRGLDFLARQGFREGAHYFESRLAVPTFDPAPFADRAALPAGYTLHSLADLGLTDDVLRAVYDLWSEVRQDVPRPKPATPMPYEQFTSRFQDRHSLLPEGFLLARHEESGTFAGLSELWRSDGPHLYTGLTGVRRAHRRHGLALSLKLAALRVAAALNAPEIRTENASSNAGMLALNDALGFRREVAWIEHHRGGRRV, from the coding sequence ATGACACCCCCCGACCTCACGGTCCGTCCCGCCACCCCGGACGACCTGCCCGCCGTGGCAGGCATCCTGAGCCTCGTGTGGCCCGACGACCCCGTCACCGTGCAGACACTCACGCTCGAGGACGACATCCAGCGCGCCGCCACGCTCCCCCTGCGGCACGGTCGCCTGCTCGCCCTGCGCGACGGGCACCCCCTGGGCTTCGCGGGCTACACGCAGCACAGCGGCATGTACCACCCGCAGCACTTCCACGTCACCGTGAACGTCGTCCCGGACGCGCGCGGGCAGGGGACCGGCCGGGCCCTCGCGGCCGCGCTGCACGCCGAACTCGCCCCGCACCACCCGACCGCGCTGCTCGCCATCACCCGCGAGGACCACCGGCGCGGCCTGGACTTCCTGGCGCGCCAGGGCTTCCGGGAAGGCGCGCATTACTTCGAGTCGCGCCTCGCCGTGCCGACCTTCGACCCCGCCCCCTTCGCGGACCGCGCCGCGCTGCCCGCCGGGTACACCCTGCACAGCCTCGCGGACCTCGGCCTGACGGACGACGTGCTGCGCGCCGTGTACGACCTGTGGAGCGAAGTCCGGCAGGACGTGCCGCGCCCGAAACCCGCCACCCCCATGCCCTACGAGCAGTTCACGTCGCGCTTCCAGGACCGCCACAGCCTGCTGCCGGAAGGGTTCCTGCTCGCCCGGCACGAGGAGAGCGGCACCTTCGCGGGCCTCAGCGAACTGTGGCGCTCCGACGGCCCGCACCTGTACACCGGCCTGACCGGCGTGCGCCGCGCCCACCGCAGGCACGGCCTCGCCCTCAGCCTGAAACTCGCCGCGCTCCGCGTGGCCGCCGCCCTGAACGCCCCCGAGATCCGCACCGAGAACGCCAGCAGCAACGCCGGCATGCTCGCCCTGAACGACGCGCTCGGCTTCCGCCGCGAGGTCGCGTGGATCGAGCACCACCGGGGTGGCAGGCGCGTGTAA
- a CDS encoding GNAT family N-acetyltransferase: protein MTFTVRPATPQDLPGVADLYSADRPGNPATPAILRGMDEAQALAGAAHARLVAVRDGQVIGAAELLEPLGARAPGSFWLELVVRQGARGQGVATRLASALRAALEPHAPTRLKVVVSEANPVALRFAQRHGFHETERYWDRTLPLAHFDAARHARPLPPGMTVTTLTEYRRSVPDADARLHPLYEEARADLPRDPGETYTPLPLEHLTAFLAPLDPDLVFVARHGPDPLGFTALEASGALPPTRTGLLTPAPAVPNADRYELMIAMTGVLRAHRGQGIARALKLASMTAARDAGWAVIRTSNHSGNLGMLRVNDALGFGREPARLGLLRTLPAAHPALSVPSQERP from the coding sequence GTGACCTTCACGGTGCGTCCCGCCACGCCCCAGGACCTGCCGGGCGTGGCGGACCTGTACAGCGCCGACCGGCCCGGCAACCCCGCCACGCCCGCCATCCTGCGCGGCATGGACGAGGCGCAGGCCCTTGCGGGTGCCGCGCACGCCCGCCTCGTCGCGGTGCGGGACGGGCAGGTGATCGGCGCGGCCGAACTGCTCGAACCGCTCGGCGCCCGCGCGCCCGGCAGCTTCTGGCTGGAACTGGTGGTGCGGCAGGGCGCGCGCGGCCAGGGGGTCGCCACGCGCCTCGCCTCGGCACTGCGCGCCGCGCTGGAACCGCACGCCCCCACCCGCCTGAAGGTCGTGGTGAGCGAGGCGAACCCCGTCGCGCTGAGGTTCGCGCAGCGGCACGGCTTCCACGAGACGGAACGCTACTGGGACCGCACCCTGCCGCTCGCGCACTTCGACGCGGCCCGCCACGCCCGGCCCCTCCCGCCCGGCATGACCGTCACCACCCTCACCGAGTACCGCCGCAGCGTCCCGGACGCCGACGCCCGCCTGCACCCCCTGTATGAGGAGGCCCGCGCCGACCTGCCGCGCGACCCCGGCGAGACGTACACGCCGCTCCCGCTGGAGCACCTGACGGCCTTCCTCGCGCCGCTCGACCCGGACCTCGTGTTCGTCGCGCGGCACGGACCGGACCCGCTGGGCTTCACGGCCCTCGAAGCGTCCGGCGCGCTCCCACCCACCCGCACGGGCCTGCTCACGCCCGCACCCGCCGTCCCGAACGCCGACCGGTACGAACTGATGATCGCCATGACCGGCGTGCTGCGCGCGCACCGCGGACAGGGCATCGCCCGCGCCCTCAAGCTCGCCAGCATGACGGCCGCGCGCGACGCGGGCTGGGCCGTGATCCGCACCAGCAACCACAGCGGCAACCTCGGCATGCTGCGCGTCAACGACGCGCTCGGCTTCGGCCGCGAACCGGCCCGGCTCGGCCTGCTGCGCACACTGCCCGCCGCACACCCCGCCCTCTCGGTGCCCAGCCAGGAGCGCCCATGA
- a CDS encoding GNAT family N-acetyltransferase, whose protein sequence is MTPDLLIRPVRFPDDYAAAAAVLSASNPEWPVTAELLRHEHEHRDPALYFTSLVAERGGHLLAVMGVGHDDFAFEPWRYWANLQVHPDARRQGVGAALYRDFLQIVQERGAREVRTMLSETDAPGLGFLQARGWQETWRRHEFRLHTAHADLTAMPDLGHLRLETLDALTRDPQRDARLHELDWLLFQDVPMGQTLTRRPLEAWVQQELQDPAVRPHLSFVLLDDRRDDPLTGPYVGYTTLGENPGGFHYIGMTGVLREYRGRGLARALKLASMRALQAAGGGEIRTFNDPPNTAMIRMNRALGFQPQPDRLRLELRLGTP, encoded by the coding sequence ATGACGCCCGACCTCCTCATCCGCCCGGTGCGCTTCCCGGACGACTACGCGGCCGCCGCTGCCGTCCTGAGCGCCAGCAACCCCGAATGGCCCGTGACGGCCGAACTGCTGCGGCACGAGCACGAGCACCGCGACCCGGCCCTGTACTTCACGTCGCTCGTCGCCGAGCGCGGCGGGCACCTGCTGGCCGTGATGGGCGTCGGGCACGACGACTTCGCCTTCGAACCGTGGCGGTACTGGGCGAACCTGCAGGTCCACCCGGACGCGCGCCGCCAGGGCGTGGGGGCCGCCCTGTACCGCGACTTCCTGCAGATCGTGCAGGAGCGCGGCGCGCGTGAGGTCCGCACCATGCTCAGCGAGACGGACGCGCCCGGCCTGGGCTTCCTGCAGGCGCGCGGCTGGCAGGAGACGTGGCGGCGGCACGAGTTCCGGCTGCACACCGCGCACGCCGACCTGACTGCCATGCCAGACCTGGGGCACCTGCGCCTGGAGACGCTCGACGCCCTCACGCGCGACCCTCAGCGAGACGCGCGGCTGCACGAACTCGACTGGCTGCTCTTTCAGGACGTGCCGATGGGGCAGACGCTCACGCGCCGCCCGCTGGAGGCGTGGGTGCAGCAGGAACTGCAGGACCCGGCCGTGCGGCCGCACCTGTCGTTCGTGCTGCTCGACGACCGCCGGGACGACCCGCTCACCGGCCCGTACGTGGGGTACACCACGCTGGGAGAGAATCCCGGCGGGTTCCACTACATCGGCATGACCGGCGTGCTGCGCGAGTACCGCGGGCGGGGCCTGGCACGCGCCCTGAAGCTCGCGTCCATGCGGGCCCTGCAGGCGGCGGGAGGCGGCGAGATCCGCACCTTCAACGACCCGCCCAACACCGCCATGATCCGCATGAACCGCGCGCTCGGCTTCCAGCCGCAGCCCGACCGGCTGCGGCTGGAACTGCGCCTGGGGACGCCGTGA
- a CDS encoding PIG-L deacetylase family protein encodes MTTPRPRLLLIVPHPDDEVYGASGTLMEYVEAGDTVGLVTLTKGEAGRTLGLADGPEELGRIREVELRACLDVIGVQIHEHMSFPDKYLKDEPFGPLVQVALDAMRRHRPQTVLTFPPNGSNGHPDHVTTHRAVKAAWDLLPEAERPALWYYASPTPPENEALLAEYLPPNVTRDVTRYVTRKLTAIACHRTQALSTVDFMRKAADRITQETFHEVRPA; translated from the coding sequence ATGACGACCCCGCGTCCCCGGCTGCTGCTCATCGTTCCTCACCCTGACGACGAGGTGTACGGCGCGTCCGGCACCCTGATGGAGTACGTGGAGGCGGGCGACACGGTCGGCCTGGTCACGCTCACGAAGGGCGAGGCGGGCCGCACGCTGGGCCTCGCGGACGGCCCGGAGGAACTCGGGCGGATCCGGGAGGTGGAGCTGCGCGCGTGCCTGGACGTGATCGGCGTGCAGATCCACGAGCACATGAGCTTCCCCGACAAGTACCTGAAGGACGAGCCGTTCGGGCCGCTGGTGCAGGTGGCGCTGGACGCGATGCGCCGCCACCGCCCGCAGACGGTCCTGACCTTCCCCCCGAACGGCAGCAACGGCCACCCGGACCACGTGACCACGCACCGCGCCGTGAAGGCCGCGTGGGACCTCCTGCCGGAGGCGGAACGCCCGGCCCTGTGGTACTACGCGAGCCCCACCCCGCCCGAGAACGAGGCGCTGCTGGCCGAGTACCTGCCGCCCAACGTGACGCGCGACGTGACCCGCTACGTGACGCGGAAACTGACGGCCATCGCGTGCCACCGCACGCAGGCGCTCAGCACGGTGGACTTCATGCGCAAGGCCGCCGACCGCATCACGCAGGAGACCTTCCACGAGGTGCGCCCCGCCTGA
- a CDS encoding ABC transporter ATP-binding protein: protein MTKTVAPAPSAIEVRGLHKRYRDAVVLEDVNLSVKPGEVYALTGPNGAGKTTLIRTLTGLAFPTRGKVFLMGRNVHEDGPRARAYLGAVVEAPARFYPQFSGTENLNMHAQLAAMAPNGVRVSRDRIREVLALLELTRMADRKVGEYSLGQRQRLGVAAAMLAEPKVLILDEPTSGLDPLGINLIHRIVTSLATSGCAVILSTHHLREISTYAHTVGILTGGRMVDHVDLRSRQAAYRFRVDDPQGAAELLERLPFVRRATSRTPYAVAHLGGESRVPEALSALHQGGIRVYEATPDHFDLYEYYRERVEQA, encoded by the coding sequence GTGACCAAGACCGTTGCTCCCGCGCCCAGCGCCATCGAGGTGCGCGGCCTCCACAAGAGATACCGCGACGCCGTGGTGCTGGAGGACGTGAATCTCAGCGTCAAGCCCGGCGAGGTGTACGCCCTGACCGGCCCGAACGGTGCGGGCAAGACGACCCTCATCCGTACCCTGACGGGCCTCGCCTTTCCCACCCGGGGCAAGGTGTTCCTGATGGGCCGCAACGTCCACGAGGACGGCCCGCGCGCCCGCGCGTACCTGGGCGCGGTGGTGGAGGCGCCCGCACGGTTCTACCCGCAGTTCAGCGGCACCGAGAACCTCAACATGCACGCGCAGCTGGCCGCGATGGCGCCCAACGGCGTGCGCGTCAGCCGCGACCGCATCCGCGAGGTGCTGGCCCTGCTGGAACTGACGCGCATGGCAGACCGCAAGGTGGGCGAGTACTCGCTCGGGCAGCGGCAGCGGCTGGGCGTGGCGGCCGCCATGCTGGCCGAACCGAAGGTGCTGATCCTGGACGAGCCGACGAGCGGCCTCGACCCGCTCGGCATCAACCTCATCCACCGCATCGTGACGAGCCTCGCCACGAGCGGCTGCGCCGTCATCCTGTCCACGCACCACCTGCGGGAGATCTCCACGTACGCGCACACGGTCGGCATCCTGACGGGCGGCCGCATGGTGGACCACGTGGACCTGCGCAGCCGTCAGGCCGCGTACCGCTTCCGGGTGGACGACCCGCAGGGCGCGGCGGAACTGCTGGAGCGCCTGCCGTTCGTGCGTCGCGCCACGTCGCGCACGCCGTACGCGGTGGCGCACCTGGGCGGCGAGTCGCGCGTGCCGGAAGCGCTGTCGGCGCTGCATCAGGGCGGCATCCGCGTGTACGAGGCCACCCCCGACCACTTCGACCTCTACGAGTACTACCGCGAACGGGTGGAACAGGCATGA
- a CDS encoding ABC transporter permease: protein MLTLLTLELRKLLGARSVRIAIVICFLLPWIWSLAPRLQQVYGLVLTSGFQVPAISLITSVQFVLPLFVALSCAEMIGTEVAQGTLAPLLLRPIDRNRVILSKLLTALVYPALLLLVLLVGSFLAGLRLGYGDFVGGSGLGPGGFIGQGALSSGVAFAQVLRGYLLGALVMAPIAALAMLFGVAFLNTAAAALATIATLQIMRLLTVFPEGFQQILLTTHLDLFLRQGNITQSIILLVIYTVGFCLLSIFAFDRRDV from the coding sequence ATGCTGACGCTCCTCACGCTCGAACTGCGCAAACTGCTCGGCGCGCGCAGCGTCCGGATCGCCATCGTGATCTGCTTCCTGCTCCCGTGGATCTGGTCGCTCGCGCCGAGACTGCAGCAGGTGTACGGCCTGGTCCTCACGAGCGGCTTCCAGGTCCCCGCCATCTCGCTCATCACGAGCGTGCAGTTCGTGCTGCCGCTGTTCGTGGCGCTCAGCTGCGCCGAGATGATCGGCACGGAGGTCGCGCAGGGCACGCTGGCGCCGCTGCTGCTGCGCCCCATCGACCGCAACCGCGTGATCCTCTCGAAGCTCCTCACGGCGCTCGTGTACCCGGCGCTGCTGCTGCTGGTGCTGCTCGTCGGGAGTTTCCTGGCGGGCCTGCGGCTCGGGTACGGGGACTTCGTGGGCGGCAGCGGACTGGGGCCGGGCGGCTTCATCGGTCAGGGCGCCCTGTCGTCCGGCGTGGCGTTCGCGCAGGTGCTGCGCGGGTACCTGCTGGGCGCGCTCGTGATGGCGCCCATCGCGGCGCTCGCCATGCTGTTCGGCGTGGCGTTCCTGAACACGGCGGCCGCGGCGCTCGCCACCATCGCCACCCTGCAGATCATGCGGCTGCTGACGGTGTTCCCGGAGGGCTTCCAGCAGATCCTGCTGACCACGCACCTCGACCTGTTCCTGCGTCAGGGCAACATCACGCAGTCGATCATCCTGCTCGTGATCTACACGGTCGGCTTCTGCCTGCTGTCGATCTTCGCCTTCGACCGCCGGGACGTGTGA
- a CDS encoding putative dsRNA-binding protein, translating to MNGQPDAARDSNAKGDLIAACRTLGLPDPGFVNEADGPGHAPSFRTTVLVGERVLGRGAGRSKRDAERAASLEALGVLQGERHDRRAPAAAVPPATGPAANVPAATVPAVTAPAAASVTRWPVYADVLSQALLVAHERNEDGPLADVARDAAALYCQLLAALGHAPDPQETP from the coding sequence GTGAACGGCCAGCCGGACGCGGCGCGCGACAGCAACGCCAAGGGGGACCTGATCGCGGCGTGCCGCACGCTGGGCCTGCCGGACCCCGGCTTCGTGAACGAGGCGGACGGTCCCGGTCACGCGCCGTCCTTCCGCACGACGGTCCTGGTGGGCGAGCGCGTGCTGGGGCGCGGGGCGGGCCGCAGCAAGCGGGACGCGGAACGCGCCGCGAGCCTGGAGGCGCTCGGCGTCCTGCAGGGCGAGCGGCACGACCGCCGCGCACCTGCCGCCGCCGTGCCTCCGGCAACCGGACCCGCAGCGAACGTACCCGCAGCAACAGTACCCGCAGTGACCGCGCCCGCAGCGGCGAGCGTGACGCGCTGGCCCGTGTACGCGGACGTGCTGTCCCAGGCGCTGCTCGTCGCGCACGAACGCAACGAGGACGGCCCCCTGGCCGACGTCGCGCGGGACGCCGCCGCCCTGTACTGCCAGCTGCTCG